From Paenibacillus sp. FSL H8-0537:
CGGCAAATAATCCTCCATCGTATTGATTTCCGGTCTGCCCAGCTTCTCATACAAGTCCCAGCGCAAATTCGGATTGTAGGTCAAATCCTTCGCTTCGGACGGACCAGGCTTGTCGTCGCCAACATCGAAGCCGATGCCGTAGACGCTGGAGCCGCCGCCAAAGTTTGCTTTATTTTTCTCAATCGCCTTCGGTGCATATTTCAAAATATTTTGGCCTTTGCTGTCCAGCAAGCCTTCCTTCGTCCAGTCCACAAGCATGCCTGCTTTAATCGAATCCAAATACTTCTGGCCGTCATCGCCGAAAATAATCAAATCGCCAAGATTGCCTGCCGCCATCATCGTAGCGAATTTAACGTCAGCGCCGCCTTCAAGGTTGGAAGCAATAATATTCAAATTAATATTGAATTTATCTTTAATGACTTTAGCAAACCAGCCTGTCTGCTCGCCCGAGAAATTGGACAGCATCGAGAACACATCTAGTGTTATTTCTTCTCGCTGGCTGCTGCCTGCCGTCTCGGTTGCTCCACCCGCAGCTGGAGCTGTGCTAGCCGTGCTGGCCGGCCCATTGTTTGTGTTCGATGTACAGGCTGCTGTCGATACGATCAGCATCGCCGCCAGTAACAGCAAGGAAAATGTTTTACGAAATGATTTCAATGCAGTTGCCTCCCTTTTTTTAAAATATAAGCATTTATAAGTTTTACACCTATAAATTTCTCGGACTGAAATGCGCAGCGCCACCAAAGGACGGCGACAGCCATTTCACCTTGTTTCATGCTTATGCTCGACCTCCGACTTCGGCAGGCCACCCCCTTTCCATGCATGCACATAACGGATGACTGATTGCTCAGAGCCAGCTCGCCCTTACCCTTTAACAGCGCCAATCATAATGCCTTTGACAAAATACCGCTGAAAAAACGGATAAACGAACAAAATTGGAAGGATGACAATCATCGAAACCGTCGTTCGTATGGAGGTCGCGGTCTGCTTGTTTGTCAGGTCGATATTGCCTACCGCGCCCTGGGAATTGCGAATAATCGCGGCAAGCGATGTCGACTCGTTCAAATACTTGTAGAGCACAAATTGCAGCGTAAACAGCTTGCTGTTTGTCATTAGGAACACGGTGTCGATAAAGGAGTTCCACTGGCTGACTGCCGAAAAAATCGCGATTGTCGCCGCAATCGGCGTAATGAGCGGCATAATGATTTTGCTGAAAATAACGAAGTAGCCCGCCCCGTCCATTTCCGCCGACTCCTCCAGCACATCCGGTATGGATTCCACGAACGTTTTGACGAGAATGACATAAAACGGCGAGACGACTGCTGGCAAAATATACGCCCAAAAGTTGTTCGTCATATTCAGCTTCATCATAATGATGTACCACGGAATGATGCCCGCATTAAAATACATCGTAATGATGACAAAACGGTACCAGAAGCTTCTGGCCCACATTTTGCGCTTCGTAAATAAATAACCGAGAAAGGCCGAAGCCGCGACGGTGAGCAGCGTGCCAATAATCGTTCTGCCGCCCGAGACAAGCGCCGCTTGCGCCAATCCCTTTAATTGCAGCACCTGAATGTAGTTGTCAAAATGAATCATTTTCGGGTACAAGGTAACGAGTCCCCTGGCGCTGAGATCATTGCTGCTGATCGTATTAATAAACAGATAATAAAAAGGAAACAGGCAAAGCAGCGTAAACAAGGTGAAAAATCCGTAGTTGCAAATATGGAACAGCCAGTCCCCAAGACGGCGTTGCGTGTGCATGCGCCTCCTCCTTTCCTCTCGCTTAAGTTAGATGATCGATTCCCCGCGGACGATTTTGGACAGCTGATTAGCAAAGAACAGCAAGACGATGCTTATAATCGATTTGAGCATGCTGATCGCCGTTGCAAACGAGAAATTAAAGCCGAGCATTCCCGTGTTGTACACATACAGGTCAAGCACCTCGATATGATCTTTGTTAATCGCATTTTGGAAGACGAAAAATTGTTCCATGCCGTTGTTAATGAAATTAGCGATGGAAAGCAGCAGCAGGACAAAATACGTCGGCATCAGCCCCGGAACGGTAATATGCCAGATCATTCGGAAACGGCCCGCGCCATCTACCTTTGCCGCATCGTATTGCTCCTGATCAATGGAGGAAATGGCCGCGATATACATAATGGCGCCCCAGCCCAGCCCTTTCCACAAGCCCCACAGCGTCATCGCCAGCCAAGTATGGTCGTCCTGAGCCAAATAGTTAACGCCCATCTCCTGAAATCCGAGGGCAATCATCCATTTATTGACGACGCCGCTATCTACCGAAAACATCATGAAGGCTATCGAATAAACAAGCACCCAGCTGATGAAATTGGGCAGCGTCGTGAGCACCTGTACCGTTTTCTTATACCAGGTCGTGCGAATTTCAGTGAGCATTATGGCAAAAATAACGGGGAACACCGATGTTAAAATGCCGAGTGTACTCATCGCAAGCGTATTGCGCATCACCCGCATGACCTCTTGCGTCTGAGTCGGATTGGAGAAAATCGCCTTAAACCACTGCAGGCCGACGAATGGCGTCTCCGATAGCGGAAACCCTGGCCGATAATTGTAGAAGGAATATAACCAGCCGTACAGCGGAAAGTAGCTAAACAATAAAATCAGCACGAGGAACGGAGAAGCAAATAAAAACAAACGGAATTTGTCCGGTATTAAGCTGCCGCTGCGCCGAGACATCGAGCTTTGCGGACGGATAGCCGCCTTCATGTAATCCCTCCTGTAAAGATGTCGCAACCGCCTGCCAGGCTTTTCGTTTTCAGTAAGCGCTTACTAAAAATGAGTTCACCAGCACCCAGCGGTTGATCTTGCCTTTAGTTTAGCCTGAATAGCCCTTCAGCAGAGAGTGACAGCTGTTTCAGCTCGAAAGAATGTCGTTTGGTATATTTGAACGAAATTCTCCCATTAGTGAACCAAATTCCTACCTTCTCCTTCTTGCCTGCCGACAAAATAAAAGCCGCATGGCGTTTACATCCCATGCGGCTTGGAAATTTTAAAAACAATATTTTTGCAAAACATTTATACTTATGATACAGACAAACTTTCTTGTATATAACAGCAGCGTATCCCGTCCGCTTTTATCGTAATCACTTTCCCCTTTTGGAAGCTATTTTTGGCAGAGCATGCTGCGATTAGCGCAAAAAAATAGCAGGGAAAAGAGCGCTTGCCGCGTTCTTTTCCCTGCTAAAGCTTCTTTATGAATGATCCTTAATACTGCCTATTTCATTCAAATAAATGAGAGATTCAGCCCTTGAGCTGCTTATACTTCTCTGCGTATTTGCTTACGCTTTGAATGAATGTCGCATGCGACCAAGTGAGCGGTGCGACCGAGAGCGGGCTGCCATCGAACGGATTGAGCTGCTCCGCCAGCAGTCCGCTGGATAAAGCATGGTCTACGACCCATTGCAGCGTCTGCTTTGGCCCTTCCAGATCCTCGAGCTTCTGTGCAGAAGCAATTTGGTAATTGGCGACCCACAGCGTACAAATAATCCATGGATTGCCCGGAATTTTGTCAATGTCGCCGGTTTGCTGGAAATAATAATCGTTTGTATACCGCGCATGTCCGCCAACATCGGTCTGGATTCTTAAACCGTCCCTAATCGCATTCATCGTCCGAACGACTTTATCATCATCGACCGGCAGCACGCCAAACTCCCAAATGCCGAATACGCTGCTCTCCAGCGTCATATCCTTCACCCAGCCATTGTCCTTCTGAATGAGACCGCGCGCAAACCGTCCGCTTTCCTCATCCCACAGCTGTGTCAGCATGCCATGCTTGATCGTCTGGGCTGTATTGCGATAATGGTCGCTGCGCTCGTAATCGCCGAACAGCTCGGTGAAGAAGGCTGCTGCCATTAAGCCGCCATATACAGAAGCGACGGTATAGGTCCAGATGCCGTAGCGCTCTTCCCATAGGTCATAGCTTGGCTTAGGCAGAGATAGCTCAGGCTCTATATAGCTGCTGAGGAACGTAGCTGCCTTGCGGATTAAGTTGCTGTATAAGGACTGAGGCAGCTCAATAACTTGATTCCGCAAATAATCCTGCCATAATGCGAACAGGACGAGCGCTGTCTCGTCTTCCTGAATCGGAAGCCTTTGGCTGCCCTGCACGATGTACGGATGCCAGCTGGAGCCGACCGTTCCGTCCGGATTGTATTTGTGATACAAATAGCCGTCTGGTGCAAGCGCTGCTGCGCAAAAATTGAAAAATGGGGCGATTACGCTCTGGTAACCGGCAAGCGACATCGATTCGGCAATCAATGCGCCGTCACGCGGCCACATGTAGCTGTAATGGTCACGATTGTATTGCAAAATATCGGTGTCATTGGCCGCCAAAATCGCGCCGCGCTCATCCACCTGTGTGCGGACTATGAGCAGGCTGTGACGGAACATCCGGCTGATGCTCTCATTTAAATCGCCCAGATCGCTCTCCGCTCTTCTCAGCCAATGATTCCAATAAATAACGACACGGCTAAGCAGCTTTTCTGGACTATTATCGAGGACGTATTGATTAAGCTCCTTGACCTCCTCCAGGTTTTTACCAATTGACATCCAATAATAAAAGGTTTTTTCGCCGCCCCCCGGCACATTGGCGCTAAGGCCAATCGTGCTGTCCACGGAACCTTGGGCAATCGTATTGCCCATTAGCACGCCATCCTCTGCATCACGCCAGGTGCCTTCCGCAGAGTGGAAACGCTTGATGCCCGTCGAATATTGCATTAAGCCGCCTTCATCGCTCGAGCCGCTGAACATAAAATAATTCGAGCGCTTGTAATGAAACAGCGTATTATTTTCCGGGTAATAAGCAGCTGTATCACCAACCTCCGAGCCGTCGATCATCAAATCCTGATGAAAAAACAGCCTTGCCTCGCGGGCATCATTCCGTAAATTACGTACGACGACTCGTTTAATATAAATGCATTCGCGCTGATGAATGCCGTCATTCATTTGCAGCTCAACGCCAAGCCCCTCATGCCTTGCTATAATATTCGTAACGAGCGAATCATCAATGTAGCCAAGCTCAATATTCCACTCTGGTTCATCCAGCCAGGAGAAGACGCCACCAATCCAAATGCCGAAGCGGCAATAGTGGCCGCCCACATGATTGAGCTGTCCCACATAAGGATAATAAATATCGCGGATGTAACAGGTTTGATCTAAATTCACTAGCAGCTTGCCATTGCCAATTACAAGGTGACGGGGCATTGTTTGTTCTCCTCTCGCTGTAACAAAAGTTGATGATATACGGCTACATAGGCTTTGGCGGAGCGATTCCAGCTATAGTTCTCCTTGGAGACATTGTCTATAATTTGTTTCCAGGCCTCTGGATTCCGGTATAGGCGAAGCGCTCTGCTAACCGTACTCCAATATTCATCGGCATTATAGCCCACAAAGCTGAAGCCATTTCCTTCTCCAGTATATTCATCATAAGACTGGACGGTATCCTTTAACCCCCCGGTCTCCCTAACGATCGGGACAGCACGGTAGCGCAGCGCAAGGAGCTGGCTGATTCCGCAAGGCTCGAAGCGTGAAGGCAGCAAATATAAATCAGCTCCTGCGTAGATGCGGCGAGCAAGCCTCTCATTATAGCCAAGCCTTACCGCAATTTTGTCAGGATAACGCTGCGCATACTGCTGCAGCAGCTGCTCATAATGCCACTCGCCCGAACCAAGAATGACGAGCTGGACATCTTGTTGCAGCAGTTCCTCAAGCCTAGCCGTGATGAGATCCAGCCCTTTCTGCTCAACAAGCCGGTTAACCATGCCAATGAGCGGAATTTCCTCCGATTCCGGCAGTCCAAGCTCCTGCTGCAAATCGAGCTTATTTTTCCTTTTTCGGCTAATGGAATTACGGTATGGCGTATGCAGCGAGGAATCCTTCATCGGATCATAGGACTCATCATCAATGCCGTTTACAATGCCTAGAAGATCGCCTTCGCGATGCCGCAGCAGCTCCTCCAGACGCTCGCCATATTCACTGTCCTTGATTTCTTCCGCATAAGTATGGCTGACTGTCGTCAGCTTGTCTGCGTACACGAGGCCGCCCTTCAAACAGTTGGCTGCGCCATGAAACTCCAGCCCCTCCGGGCCAAAAGCCTCATCACCCGCACCCGTTAAATCCTGAAGCTGCTTGATGCCTAGTACGCCCTGATATTTCAGGTTATGGATAGTGAAAACGGTGCGGATATCCGCCCATTCTGCCGCATATTTCGTCTTGAGCAGAAACGGAATGAGCGCAGTTTGCCAATCATGGCAATGGATGACATCAGGAAGCACATCAACAAAGCTTAGCGCCGCCAACACAGCAAAGCTAAAAAACACAAAGCGCTCAGGATCGTCTCCATACCCATATAACCCTTCCCGCTTAAAATAAAACTCATTATCGATCAAATAATAGCAAACGCCATCGATTTCTCCGCGAAATAGCCCGCAATATTGGTTGCGCCAGCTAAAGGAAACATTGAAGGATGCAATTTGTTCGAAATATTCCAAATATTCTGCTGGAATGTCCTCATATTTTGGCAAAATAACGCTCGTGCCGATTTGACGTTTAACCAGTGCTTTGGGAAGAGCGCCTGCAACGTCGCCCAAGCCGCCGGTTTTTGCGAGTGGCGCGGCCTCCGAAGTTGCAAACAAAATATTCATTTTTTCTCCTCCTGTTTCGCTCAAAAATGTAGCCAGCAGAGGCTGCGACACGCTGTAGACAAGTCCCAGCTTTACCCCCAGCCTCATGCCTGCTATTCATTTAGTTAGATCGTCTTGCGCTTGCCCGCCAGAAAGGGCAGCTTCTCTGCTCCTCTTATATCCCGGTTGCAATCGACTCGTACATCCTTATCCAAAATACTATGCTGAATCAGGCTATTTTCGCCAATGATGCCATTTTGCATGATGATGCTATTGCGTATGACTGCCCCTTTGCCAATATGGACACCCCGAAACAAAATGCTGTTCTCCACGGTTCCTTCAATACGGCAGCCATTGGCGATTAATGAATTATTAACCTTGGAGGATTCCAAATATCGCGCAGGTGGTTCATCCTTGACCTTCGTGAAGATCGTGCCCGGCTGGAAAAACAGCTCCTTCCACACTTCAGGACAAAGCAGATTCATGCTATTGGTAAAATAGCTTTCAAGCGTATTGACTACGCCCAAATAGCCATCGTATAAATGTCCATAAACCCGCAGCTTGTTCAAGCGGGAGAAAATCGCATGGCGTACGAGATGATCCTGCCCCTGAGCAAGCGAGGTTTCTACGAGTTCCATGAGCAAATCTTTTTTCATCACATACATTTCCATTGAGGAAACATCGCTCAGCATTCGCCCATAGTTTTCCTGAATCGATGTAACTCGGCCATCGCTGCTCATCTTGACCTTGCGCGCCTTGCCAGGCAGATCATGCTGCTTCTTGCACACGATTGTAATATCCGCCCCGCGTGCCTCATGTTCATCAATAATCGGATTGAAATCAATATTGCAAACCATATGGCTGCGCGTAATGACAACATACTCCGCCGTTGAACGGTTGAAATAATCGCGATTTTGATAAAAATGGTATAAATCACCACGGCTGATTTCCTGCAAATCATCCGTGGCCGGCGGCAAAATAAACAAGCCGCTCTGGCGATTATTCAAATCCCAATATTTACCTGATCCAAGATGATCCATCAGCGAGCGATATTTCGTATGCGCAAACACCGCTACCTTGTTAATGCCAGAGTTCACCATGCTGGACAAAATAAAATCAATGAGCCTGTAGCGTGCTCCAAACGGCACGGTCGCAAGGCAGCGGTTTTGCGTTAAATGCTCCAACTCGTCCGTCTCGTGGATTAAATTGATAACGCCCATTATCCGGTTGCTCATGATGGCTCCACCTCCAGCAATACGTGATCATTCGCAACAAACTGTCCGACAGCTACGACGGTAATCGCATCATCCTCCGGATCGCCAATCTGCACGCCGTCTTCGATTACAGCGCCTTCGCCGATAATTGCCCGGTAAACGCGCGCCCCTTCGCCAATCCGCACATTCGGCATAATGACGGACTCGCTAACCTCACTGTCCTTCTCCATCTGGACGCCATAGAAGAGAACCGAGCGATCTACCCGCCCTTCCACAACGCAGCCCTCCGTCACCATAGATGATATCACCTCGGCGCCTGCCGCTACGTATTGTGCTGGCCGATTAGGATTGACAGAGTAGATGCGCCAGTCTTTATCCGATAAATCTAGAGAAGGCTCCTCTGCGAGCAAATCCATATTCGCCTCCCACAGGCTTTCAATCGTGCCGACATCTTTCCAGTAGCCGCGGAAAGAATAAGCGCTGACGATGAGGCCATCCCGCATCATAGCCGGAATAATGTCCTTACCAAAATCATTGCTGGACTGGCGGTTCGCCTCGTCATAAATTAAATATTTTTGCAATACCGACCATGTAAAAATGTAGACGCCCATCGAAGCGATATTGCTGGTAGGCTTTGCAGGCTTTTCCTCAAATGCAGTTATGCGGTCTTCATCATCGACATGCATGACACCGAAGCGGCTGGCTTCCTTCCAATCTACTTCTATACCTGCTATCGTTACATCCGCCCCGCACCGCTTATGATGCTGAAGCATCAGATCGTAGTCCATCGTATAAATATGATCTCCTGAAATGACCAAGACATAGCTTGGATTATATCGCTCAATAAACTCCATATTCTGATAGATCGCGTTGGCCGTGCCCTTGTACCAGACGCCGCCCTTCTGTTTCACATGCGGAGGAAGAATAGCCATGCCTCCATCGCTGCGATCCAGACCCCAAGGCGTTCCAATGCCCAAATAACGATTGAGCTCAAACGGCTGGTACTGCGTCAATACACCTACTGTATCGATACCTGAATGCGTGCAATTGCTTAATGTAAAATCAATAATCCGATATTTCCCGCCAAAATAAACGGCAGGCTTGGCCAAATCCTTCGTCAGTACTCCAAGACGTTTTCCTTCACCCCCTGCAAGCAGCATTGCCAACATTTCTTTACGAGCCATGGACACCAACTCCTTATTCATGAGTGTCCCCCAGAACCTGGTTGAGAGAGCAAGGCGATAGCGGGGGAAAATGTGATGAGATGCAACATTAGCAGCCGTGCCCAGCAATCGTATCGCTGACGAAATAAGGCTTCTGCCTTATCCCCGAGTCCCGGGTCAAATGATTTGTCGTCTATGAAAGAGCGGTAACAACCCGGCTCTGGCACTCCGATTTGATAGTTGGAGCAGCATTTTGGAGTAGTTGGCTTTAACAACAAACCCTTGCCACATCATAATCATGATATGACAGATTGTCCGGCAATATGAATATATGCCAGAATAGAACTGGAAAAGTGCTTCCGTCCGTAAGCAGAAAACTATGGAGCTAAAATGAAAGTGAAGCACAGAGCAGCTTAATTGTGATAAATTCGTATACGAGAGTTCTAAACTTAGCGGTGTTCTTGCCATTGAGTGAAAAATAGCTGTAGTGGGGATAATCATCCTGCAAGCTTGGAAAGCTACGATTGACAAGGTCTGCTCCTTCCTTCTAAATTGGACAAAAGCGACGGTTGCCTGATTATTTTGAGGTAAATGGGGCCAAGGGCCCCATCTTGCAGCTAGTTATATTATACATCTTTCATAGCCAAATGAAACCTTAAATTGCTGATTTACTGACTGATAGCAGATGAATATGCATTTATTTTTATACTGTACGGCTTACCCGATGAATGTAATAATGTTTAGAGCAGTATCCCTTCGTGCTGGCGCTTTTTGTACAATTAATCCATTTACAGTTCGTTACAATTTTTGTTCTACGGGGCCGGATAGTAAGAGGGTCTCCATGACGCATAAGACGTTGATGGTGCATGGAGCATAATTCTCTGGCTTTGACGGGTTTGGTGCAGTTCTCAATGTTGCATTCATTATTCATGGTGTATCTCCTCCGGAATCAAGCCTTCTAATATATATCCCTATTTATTGATTATTTTAACAAGGATAGTGACCAGTTAGAAAGCGCGCTGAGCGCCCAATAAGCTGTAAAAATCGGACAGATATCCATACATCCGCTAGCTATATGCCCGCTAAGCTTTCAAGTTTAATTAATTAAACCTTAATATACTTTACATAAATGCCGCACAGCTGGCTCAAAGGAGCGAAAACGATTGACGGTTTTTGAAAGAGTGTTTCAAATGATGGACAGTCCTGCTGCTATTATCCGATCTGTAAAGCATTATGGCTTCATCATGGATGTCAATGAATCTTTTATTCGCTTAACCGGTCTGGAATATGAATATTTGATAGACAAGCCGATAGGCGAACTGCTTGAGAACTGGTCGCTCAAGCACTATAAGACCAGCACAAAGCGGGAAGGACTGCTCCACACCTGCAAGCCCGGAGGAACGCCTGTCATGGTGGAGCATAATACCCTGAGCATGCTAAACGAAGAGCGCCAGGCATTATCGCTCATTGTACTGAGTGATTTGAGCTCCCATCATTGGATTGAACAGCAATTCGAGACGAATACGGTGCTGTTTAGCGGTATTCTCGATGCCAACTATCAGGTGCAACTTTTGAAGGATCCCTTCCCCGCCTATTTGTTAGTTGACGGCCATTTGAATGGAGAGTCTTTTCTGGAAATTGTGGCCGAAAGCGAGCATCTTCGCCTGCTTCATATTTTGGAGGAAACTCGAAAATTCAAGAAAACAAACCATATTACTGTAAAAACAACTAAAGTGAACGGCGTAGAGCTTGAAGTAAAGATAACGTTCACTCCCATCTTTGACGGATTTGGACGAATTAAGGAATATGCCTTTATCGTGCTTGATTTGCAGCCTATTAATACGCATGAGTATATTGATTCCAGCATGCGGCTGAAAATTTGGATGGCAAAACGCGACATAAGCGCAGGCCAGCTCGCAGCTGCCACAGGAATTTCCATCCAGACGATTTCTAAGCTGCGCAATGGAAAAATAAAAATGCCCCAGCGGCTTACGGCTGAACTGATTGCCTCGGAGCTTAAGGTTGACTGTTTAGAGATTTGGCAAAAAATACGCAAATAAGGGATGGTCCCCTTCAGGACCATCCCTTATTTGCATTCTATATGTTATTAAGCGGCTCGGCTAACTGCGCTTTGTCCAGAAAGCATGTTGGCTCGCCCATGTAATAAAGGTGCAGCTCATGCATTGCTCTCGTACAGGCCGTATAAAACAGCTTGCGCTCGTCTTCCCGTCCATATATTAGGCTTGAAGCATTATACAAAATAACAGCGTCAAACTCCACGCCTTTTGCCAAATAGGAAGGAATGACGACAACCCCCTGCTCGAACGTCGACGTTTCTTTGGCAATCAAATGAATATCCGGCACGATGGCGGACAAGGCTTCAAAAGCAAGCCTGCTCTCCTCCGCTGTCTTGCCTATAACGGCGATCGAGCTATTGCCCTGCTGCTTGAGCGCTTCGATCCGCTGGGCAATTTGCTGCTTCAGCTCTTCCTCGCCAGCAATAGCTGTAATCGTTGGCCATGGGCCGCTGCGATTGAATGGAATAATCCGCTCTCCGCCCGCGATAAAGCTGCTTGTAAACTCGGAAATTTGGCGGGTAGAGCGATAGCTCCGCGTAAGTATGACGCGCTCGGTTTCCTGCTCCTCATACATGCCCGCTAATGCATGAAAGCTGTCACCGACTACGGCATGGGCGAAAATCGACTGGTTCAAATCGCCAAGCGCTGTAATTTTGCAGCTCGGGAAAATTTTCTTTAAATAATGGAATTGGAACGGCGAATAATCCTGCGCTTCATCGACGAACAAATGCTTAACCGACGTATTCGTCTGGAAGCCCTCAAGCAGCTCCTTTAAATATAAATAAGGCGTGGCATCCTCATAAAATAATTCCTTCCGCGCCAGCTTCTCAGCCGTGCCTTCGCAGATCGCAGCCCAAAGCTGCGGATATTCGCCTTCCTGCTCGTTTGCTTCATGAAACAGCTGGCGATACACCTCCGGCATATCCAGAAACTTGAGCCGTTTAACCCTGCTGCGCAGGCGCTTAAAGCGCTCCTGAACAATAATCGCCGCCAGACGGTCGCTCTCCCGCTTATGATCATCGAAGGAATTTTGCGTAAACCCTTCCTTATCCAGCAGCTCGCTGTAAACCGTATTATACGTTTCGTTATCGAGCAGCTCCATCTCTTCTTCTACCCAGCGCTTGCCCCGCTCCTCGCGCCCAAGGCGGGTCAGCTCCTTGAGCAGCCACTCCGCAGTCATTCGCAGACGGTTTGGAACCGGATGAGATCGATTTTGACTGTAAAAATGCTCATGTATCGCCTCGGCAGTAATTAAGGTGCGGCCGCGGAATTTCAACGCACGGAAGCGCAGTCCCTTCTCGCCGAGCGAAGCGGCATACCGGTCAATAACCCCAATAAAGGAAAGGCTTGATTTATAGCGGATTCCTTCAATGCGAGCATCATATTCACTGCCATGCGCGGCAGAGAGCGTATACTCCAATTGGGAGAAAGGGTCCTCCAGATCAAAGGTTTGAACTAGGCGATGCTCCAAATACTGCTGATACGTCGTCTGCTGCATATTTTGCTCGCCAAGCTCTGGCAGTACGGTTGCGACGTAGCTGTTAAACATCGGATTTGGTGAAAAGAGGACGATTTGATCGGCATTCAATGTACCGCGATAGCGATAAAGCAAATACGCCACCCGCTGCAAGGCGGCTGAAGTTTTGCCGCTTCCCGCCGCTCCCTGAACGAGCAGCAGGCGAGCCTGCTCATTGCGGATAATTTGATTTTGCTCGCGCTGAATCGTCGCCACAATGCTTTTCATTTGCGAATCCGACTGCTTGCCCAGCACCGCTTGCAGAATTTCATCGCCAATCGTTACTCCCGTGTCGAACATCCCTTCAATTTCGCCCTGGCGAATGATATATTGACGTTTCAGTGTCATTTCACCTGAAATTTGTCCACTAGGCGTCTCATACTTAGCAGGTCCCGGAGAATAATCGTAATACAGGCCGGATATAGGCGCACGCCAGTCATAAATTAAATAGGTGGCCCCGCTTTCGTCGAGCAGTGAGCCTACCCCCAAATAAATCGGTTCAATTGCCTCGCGGCTCTCGCCATCCTCTACAAAATCAATGCGTCCAAAATAGGGCGATTGCGCCAGCTTCTTCAGCAGTCCCAACTGCTCCATCGCTACGCGGCGCGTCCGCTCCCGCTCCGACAGCAATTCCGCCTGCTGCTTCAAGCTTGCATGAGTCTCCGCAGATTCGGCGGAATCCTCAAAATTGACGGTTACGTCATCCCAGAAGTTTTTACGAATGTCTACAATGTCCTCGCGCAGCTCTCCAGCCTGATCCTGCAAGCCTTCGATTTGCTCTTTGACCCACTTCGTTACCCGATTAACTCGCAGCTGTTCTCGTTCAAGCTCAGAATTCGGCATCATAGGTCACGCTCCTTATATATAAAAGTAGTACTTCCCCAAAGTTTCAAATCACAAGGTGAAACGACCGCGTGCCGTCCTCTGGTGGCGCAATGCGTTTCAGTCCGAGAAATATAGAGAAAGGATGGCGATATCATAACCTTTCCTATATTTCAAATAAACATTGCTCGCCCTAAAACAAGCGATTATAATGGCAAAGGCAGAAATATAATCATACATGCTGCATCGCAGCAAAGCAAGCCGCGGTTCGTAAACTCCCGCGTTATCAAAACTAGGAGGTTTTTTTCACATGTTCAACTTGTGGTTCGGCGTTCTTTTTATGCTCGCCCACTTCACGCTGTTTCTCATTTCCTACCGTTTATTCGGCAAGGTCGGCGTCTATGCCTGGATCGGCATGGCAACCGTTATCGCCAATATTCAGGTCGTCAAAACCGTTGATTTGCAAATCGGAACATTAGCCATCGTCATTACGCTCGGCAATACGA
This genomic window contains:
- a CDS encoding glycoside hydrolase family 15 protein, whose protein sequence is MPRHLVIGNGKLLVNLDQTCYIRDIYYPYVGQLNHVGGHYCRFGIWIGGVFSWLDEPEWNIELGYIDDSLVTNIIARHEGLGVELQMNDGIHQRECIYIKRVVVRNLRNDAREARLFFHQDLMIDGSEVGDTAAYYPENNTLFHYKRSNYFMFSGSSDEGGLMQYSTGIKRFHSAEGTWRDAEDGVLMGNTIAQGSVDSTIGLSANVPGGGEKTFYYWMSIGKNLEEVKELNQYVLDNSPEKLLSRVVIYWNHWLRRAESDLGDLNESISRMFRHSLLIVRTQVDERGAILAANDTDILQYNRDHYSYMWPRDGALIAESMSLAGYQSVIAPFFNFCAAALAPDGYLYHKYNPDGTVGSSWHPYIVQGSQRLPIQEDETALVLFALWQDYLRNQVIELPQSLYSNLIRKAATFLSSYIEPELSLPKPSYDLWEERYGIWTYTVASVYGGLMAAAFFTELFGDYERSDHYRNTAQTIKHGMLTQLWDEESGRFARGLIQKDNGWVKDMTLESSVFGIWEFGVLPVDDDKVVRTMNAIRDGLRIQTDVGGHARYTNDYYFQQTGDIDKIPGNPWIICTLWVANYQIASAQKLEDLEGPKQTLQWVVDHALSSGLLAEQLNPFDGSPLSVAPLTWSHATFIQSVSKYAEKYKQLKG
- a CDS encoding carbohydrate ABC transporter permease, translating into MHTQRRLGDWLFHICNYGFFTLFTLLCLFPFYYLFINTISSNDLSARGLVTLYPKMIHFDNYIQVLQLKGLAQAALVSGGRTIIGTLLTVAASAFLGYLFTKRKMWARSFWYRFVIITMYFNAGIIPWYIIMMKLNMTNNFWAYILPAVVSPFYVILVKTFVESIPDVLEESAEMDGAGYFVIFSKIIMPLITPIAATIAIFSAVSQWNSFIDTVFLMTNSKLFTLQFVLYKYLNESTSLAAIIRNSQGAVGNIDLTNKQTATSIRTTVSMIVILPILFVYPFFQRYFVKGIMIGAVKG
- a CDS encoding ABC transporter permease subunit codes for the protein MKAAIRPQSSMSRRSGSLIPDKFRLFLFASPFLVLILLFSYFPLYGWLYSFYNYRPGFPLSETPFVGLQWFKAIFSNPTQTQEVMRVMRNTLAMSTLGILTSVFPVIFAIMLTEIRTTWYKKTVQVLTTLPNFISWVLVYSIAFMMFSVDSGVVNKWMIALGFQEMGVNYLAQDDHTWLAMTLWGLWKGLGWGAIMYIAAISSIDQEQYDAAKVDGAGRFRMIWHITVPGLMPTYFVLLLLSIANFINNGMEQFFVFQNAINKDHIEVLDLYVYNTGMLGFNFSFATAISMLKSIISIVLLFFANQLSKIVRGESII
- the glgA gene encoding glycogen synthase GlgA; amino-acid sequence: MNILFATSEAAPLAKTGGLGDVAGALPKALVKRQIGTSVILPKYEDIPAEYLEYFEQIASFNVSFSWRNQYCGLFRGEIDGVCYYLIDNEFYFKREGLYGYGDDPERFVFFSFAVLAALSFVDVLPDVIHCHDWQTALIPFLLKTKYAAEWADIRTVFTIHNLKYQGVLGIKQLQDLTGAGDEAFGPEGLEFHGAANCLKGGLVYADKLTTVSHTYAEEIKDSEYGERLEELLRHREGDLLGIVNGIDDESYDPMKDSSLHTPYRNSISRKRKNKLDLQQELGLPESEEIPLIGMVNRLVEQKGLDLITARLEELLQQDVQLVILGSGEWHYEQLLQQYAQRYPDKIAVRLGYNERLARRIYAGADLYLLPSRFEPCGISQLLALRYRAVPIVRETGGLKDTVQSYDEYTGEGNGFSFVGYNADEYWSTVSRALRLYRNPEAWKQIIDNVSKENYSWNRSAKAYVAVYHQLLLQREENKQCPVTL